A part of Capsicum annuum cultivar UCD-10X-F1 chromosome 6, UCD10Xv1.1, whole genome shotgun sequence genomic DNA contains:
- the LOC124899374 gene encoding putative ATP synthase protein YMF19 yields the protein MPQLDKFTYFTQFFLSCLFLFTFYIPIYNDRYGVLGISKILKLWNQQVSHHENKIWSNDPNILEDILRKGFSTGVSYMYSSLFEVSQWCNFVDFLGKKRKMTLISCLGEISGSQGMERNILYLISKSVHSNRGWVITCRNDIILIHVPHGQERIDF from the coding sequence ATGCCTCAACTAGATAAATTCACTTATTTCACACAATTCTTCTTGTCGTGCCTTTTCCTTTTTACTTTCTATATTCCTATATACAATGATAGATATGGAGTACTTGGGATCAGCAAAATTCTAAAACTATGGAACCAACAGGTTTCACACCATGAGAACAAGATCTGGAGCAACGACCCCAACATTTTGGAAGATATCTTGAGAAAAGGTTTTAGCACCGGTGTATCCTATATGTACTCAAGTTTATTCGAAGTATCCCAATGGTGTAACTTCGTTGACTTCTTGGGAAAAAAGAGGAAGATGACTTTAATCTCTTGTTTGGGAGAAATAAGTGGCTCACAAGGAATGGAAAGaaacatattatatttgatatctAAGTCCGTACATAGCAATCGTGGGTGGGTCATCACTTGTAGGAATGACATAATACTAATCCATGTTCCACACGGCCAAGAAAGAATCGATTTTTAA